A window of the Bradyrhizobium diazoefficiens genome harbors these coding sequences:
- a CDS encoding ArsR/SmtB family transcription factor has protein sequence MIEIAPNPVTAVMRALADPTRRAVYERVFDSKEISVAELTRGSGVTQGAISQHLKSLKQAGLVAERAEGRNVYYRAAPQGLEPLVTWMDHYGVFWRERFENLRDLLKEIDP, from the coding sequence ATGATCGAAATCGCCCCTAATCCCGTCACCGCCGTGATGCGCGCCCTCGCCGATCCGACCCGCCGCGCGGTGTACGAGCGCGTCTTCGATAGCAAGGAGATCAGCGTCGCCGAGCTCACGCGCGGCAGCGGCGTGACGCAGGGTGCGATCTCGCAGCATTTGAAATCGTTGAAGCAGGCCGGCCTCGTCGCCGAGCGCGCCGAGGGCCGCAACGTCTACTACCGCGCCGCCCCGCAAGGCCTCGAGCCGTTGGTCACCTGGATGGATCATTACGGTGTCTTCTGGCGCGAGCGCTTCGAGAACCTGCGTGACCTCTTGAA